In the genome of Arabidopsis thaliana chromosome 4, partial sequence, the window TACTTATCTATCAATAGTACATTAATTTCATAACATATAAGTTTCATGCATTGGCTGCCATGTAGTTGTAGTTACGAGGAAACATCTTCAGAATCTCTTAGAAAAATTCAAGTCTTTTGTCACATGAAACCAATtggaaaaatcaaactaattaAGTCTCatcataaaagaaagaaaaaaaagaagaagataacctCGCATGCAACACAAACCCTTAAAACCTCCAAAGCCACTATATAAGACCCCTAAACAACTTCTCTtcaaccaaaaactcaaagatACTCTCACTAGATTCAAACTAAAATGGTGATCGGTTCTCGTGCTTTGATTGGTCTAACAATGATCCTTGTGATCTCAGGAACACTACCAGTTCCAGGGCAAGGAACGTGCCAAGGAGACATCGAAGGTCTGATGAAAGAATGCGCCGTCTACGTGCAGCGTCCAGGCCCAAAGGTAAACCCGTCCGAAGCGTGCTGCAGAGTGGTTAAGAGATCAGACATCCCTTGCGCATGTGGCCGTATCACAGCTTCGGTGCAACAAATGATAGACATGGATAAGGTTGTTCATGTCACTGCCTTTTGTGGGAAGCCTCTCGCTCATGGTACCAAGTGTGGAAGtaagtctatatatatattaagaagttttcttcttttatgattttaatctTGTAAAAATTGAAGGTCTCGCTAGAGCTATGTTGTGATTGTTTgtattttgcaaaaaaaatattacaaaacttgtaaatctttgatacatttttttgtattaacaTGATGATCGTAATGTTTTGATGTTCCTAATGTGGCAGGTTACGTTGTGCCATGAGATTTGGGACCAGAACTTGAGAGCTAAGGGTTTGAAATGTACTCTTGTAATCTCTAATATGttgaatgaaataaatttattttccttGTTTAAGATTCGAAAGAGGAAAACTTTATCACTAAACCATGATTTTGAGTAAACAACCAGATTTCTAAACCATGATTTAGATTAATTAACCGGCTCTCTAAACTATGATCTAGAATAATTAACTGGATCACTAACCAAGGATCCAGAGTACTTATTGAATCTCTAAATTCCATGATCTAGAATAAAAACCGAATCTTTAAACCAGTTTGTCATTTCATCGCCTTCTACTTGATTGATTGAACCATGAAAAGGAAGATTAGGCCAATGATAAGAAGACATGTAGCATAAGACATGAATTTTCGAATAATAAGTCTATGAAGTAGTAAAATCAGATTAAAACACCCATCTCAAGGAATCATAACAAAACTTCCAGTGTAAACCAGGTACTCTAAAACTATTTACCTACTGAGACCCCCTCCTTCAAAGTTATATAAGATGAGAACCAGATTATAGCATCGTGACTTAAACTCAGAAGACCGGACACAAGCCGATAAAGAGtttactcttctttctccgaCCATGGAAATCTGCTGCCTTTGAATCTCTTACACTTGCTTGTAGAAGAGGACATAGGCTTGATCGTGCAACACCAGTTTTGTCCCTATGGGGGTCACAGAGGCATCATCAAACCTTAGCCATTGACCATTCTTTCGTCGAGCATCTGTGGTGTAGTGTCCTTTTGAGGGATCCCATCCGTGGTGGGTAATTGTTGCCACAAGTTCATATCTCAAACTCTACAAGAAGAAATTTGACTAGTTCACAACAGAGGGATATCACATAGAGAGTAAGAGAAATGTGAAACATAGACAGTTCTGCTTCGGCTTTATACCTCATTGgatagagaaacaagatggCTGCGGTTTAAGTTGAGTTCAAGGGGAAATTTAACGCCTTTACGCAGCTTAGTACTCCCTTGGCTTCCGTAGCTAAAACGCATTAGGTGCAGTATCATTATCTTTGAGAGTTTCTGTATCTTTATCGACTTACTAGCACTCACTACACCAGTCTGAAATGAGAGAATCCAAACAAGTAACGAGgcaaattattatttgaaatcCATAAGAAATATTTTGGGTCCTAAAATCCCACAGCTTCAATAtagtaaaaagagaaatagtTTACCTTCCCAGTAACCGAGGCTCTATATCCTTCAAGATCTTCTTGGGCAGAAAACAAATGCAACGCGTCTTCTATTCCTTGCACACCGTCCGGATGAATATCAAGGTGTAGCAAGAGATACGGCTGTACAGTAGCCGAAGCTTTAGTTCCTGTACCATAAATGACATATGAGAAAATTCTATCATGAAAGAAATTTAGAATGattacaaaaaatacaaataccTTTTGCCTTCACTACGCTTTTAAGCTGCCCGCCAAATATCTCACTAAGCTCAGACGGAACAAAACTTTGTGTTCTTGTCACagctgatttgtttttgggtcCAACTGTTTCCcattcatcaccatcatcGTTGGCAGAAGAAATAACCGATGACTTAGAAGCGGTGACTTTGGGGGACTGTTCCTTGAGTTTCAACAACTCATCATGCATTTGGTCCattataaaactcaaaaactctTGAGCATCTTCCTGCCTGCCAGTACATGCACACAAAGTTAGAA includes:
- a CDS encoding Bifunctional inhibitor/lipid-transfer protein/seed storage 2S albumin superfamily protein (Bifunctional inhibitor/lipid-transfer protein/seed storage 2S albumin superfamily protein; FUNCTIONS IN: lipid binding; INVOLVED IN: lipid transport; LOCATED IN: endomembrane system; CONTAINS InterPro DOMAIN/s: Bifunctional inhibitor/plant lipid transfer protein/seed storage (InterPro:IPR016140), Plant lipid transfer protein/seed storage/trypsin-alpha amylase inhibitor (InterPro:IPR003612); BEST Arabidopsis thaliana protein match is: Bifunctional inhibitor/lipid-transfer protein/seed storage 2S albumin superfamily protein (TAIR:AT4G33550.2); Has 157 Blast hits to 157 proteins in 19 species: Archae - 0; Bacteria - 0; Metazoa - 0; Fungi - 0; Plants - 157; Viruses - 0; Other Eukaryotes - 0 (source: NCBI BLink).); translated protein: MVIGSRALIGLTMILVISGTLPVPGQGTCQGDIEGLMKECAVYVQRPGPKVNPSEACCRVVKRSDIPCACGRITASVQQMIDMDKVVHVTAFCGKPLAHGTKCGSYVVP